The segment tCTAGGATAGATCTGCacctgtctgtgctgctggctaTTGTCACTGGTAGCAGTGCACCGTGGGTGTGATTTAGGTAACATGACTCTGTGTAGTTgatggagggggctgggaaagGGCTTCTGTGAGGCCTTCTGTTCTCTCCATGGCAGTGGAAGTGAGCAAagcaagggctgggctgtgccccagcttgTGTCACTGCTCCCCTTTGGTCGTGAGCAATGGGGATATGTGGCCTTGGGcactggagagaaagagagacacGGAGACAAGTGTCCTGTTGAGGTGGAGGAAGGATAGACAAGGGAGAGGGTGAAGTTGGCATCCTTTGCTTCTGACCCTGGCGGTAGGTACCTCCCAGGTTCGGAATGGGTATCCCATGATCTCACTCTCCTGACCCTGCCGGGTGGtgcattgtcacctgcagcctgtgctcttGCACCACTCTCCGCTTCCTCTCGGAGCTGATGATGCTTTTCTGTATTTCACATCGCGTGGTTTTAGTCACGCCACCTCCGTGCCTGTGCTCACACCAAGCGCGGTGTGACTGCGCCGGGAGGACAACGAAGAGACGCAAAGCGCTCCCGTAAACaaaagctgagctctgcctgcgcAGATGCCCGTGTGCGGGACCGCGACAACCTCTCAGAGCACCCGAGCGCCTGGCTTCGCGTGAGAGGCGCAGAAGAGGCGGCGTGAGGCAGCGACGCGGTCCGGAGGCGGACCGCGGCCGCGCAGGGTGCGCGGGCTGGCTTTTCGCCACTCCCCGCAAGGGGCAGGCGGCGTGGCCGTCGTCCCCCGTGGCGCGTACCTCCCCGGCGCCGTGCGGCGGCAGCGCGGCCGGCCGCGGGAGGAGAGGGGTTAAGTTATGTAAGCCCTTTTGGGGAGGGGTGGAGGCAGGGGCGCTGCCGGCGGAGCTGCGGCGGCTCAGGTTGATTCAGAGTGGGCGACGGCGGTCTGGCGCAGGCCCACGGCGGAGGAAAAGCGGCTTATCTCCCCTCCGGGTTGCCATGGAgacgggcgggcggcggcggcggcggcggggctgtCAGTGAGGGATCGCACCGGGCACCGGGGCGGCGGAGGAGGAGAggccgcggcggcggcagcggcagagATGGACTCGCACTGCGACTGTGCCGAGCCTCCGGCCGCCGAGCAGCCGTCGGGGAGGATTAACAAAACCGCCTTCAAACTGTTCAAGAGGAGGAAATCCGGGGGCACCATGCCGAGCATCTTCggggtgaggagcaaaggcggggaggggaagggcGCCAGCAAAACGGGGATGGTGCGGAGTCGGACACACGACGGCTTGGCCGACGccgtgctggagagcagcaagaagGAGGAACCGGCCGGTGGCGACCCGCAGAGCAAGGAGGCGCAGGGCCGGCCCGCCGGCAGCCTCGGCGTCTCCGCCGGCAGCTCGGTGGCCAAGTCTCACAGCttcttctccctgctgaggaagaaCGGCAGGCCGGAGAACGGCAGGGCGGAGAGCGCGGATCAGCGGGCTGGCGGTAGACAAAagaaggggctgaaagggatTTTCAGCAGCATGAGATGGCATAAGAAAGACAAAAACggcaaggaggagaggggggaaacaTCGGAGATCCCGTCCGGCCTGATTATGCCAGGGTCTCTGACTGCCAGCCTGGAGTGCATCAAGGAGGAGACGCCGAAGCCTTTGTCTGAAGCGCCGAGCAGCGCAGCCGACGTCGGGCTGGAGCCACCGCGGGAGAAGCGCAGCAGCGAGGTGCACGCCTCGGCCCAGGAGCCTGAAACGGGAGGTGGGGAGGCGCAGAACGGCAGCCCCGCTCCCGGGGAGGACCTTGCCGCGGCTGGAAGTCGACCCGAGGAGCTCCGCAGCGAGCCACCGGACCAGGGCGCCGGAGAGGTTGGGACTGCGAAGGATGCGGCCATAACAGGTGACATTCCAATAACGACTATCCCCCCTGTTGAACCTCACTGTGATAGCGGTCAAGAGACGGCAGCCGCCCCTGACCCTTCCTCTGTTGATCCACCCTCAGAGCAATCGATTGATCGTATTTGTTTGATGTTTGCTGACGTGACTTCACTGAAAAGCTTTGACTCTCTTACAGGCTGCGGAGATATTATTGCGGACCATGAGGAGGATGTGGGCGGCGGGAGTGGCAGCTGCGAGAAGAGCATCCCCGGGGCCAGCAAGCTGGGTGCATCCAAGAAGCGCCCCACCATGGTGGCCTaccagggaggaggggaggagatggcCAGTCCGGACCAGGTGGATGACACATACCTTCAGGAGTTCTGGGATATGCTGTCACAAACAGAGGAGACCCAGACagaaggtggaggaggtggagaagggTCAAAGAGACCTGAGGGGTTGAAAGAGAAGCGAGGTACTGAGGGTGCCCAGAACAGGGTTGTGGTGAAACGTGGTGGCCTCCACCAGATCCCTATTCACCTCAACCACAAAGAGGAGCAGAAGGGTAGGGAGAAGGAGCAGCCTGAAGGTGTGCCAAACAGTGATGAGGGCTACTGGGATTCCACCACCCCTGGTCCTGAAGAAGATGGTTCCACAAGCATCCAGAAGGAGACCCTTCCCAGGGACAGCTACAGTGGGGATGCTCTCTATGACCTCTATGCTGAGCCAGATGAGAACCCACCAGCAGGGCCTACAGATGAAGTGGTCACCTGTGTGCCACGACCCAAGCCTGTGTCTCCAGTAACAACCACATGCTCACTGAAAACACCCTCAAGCACAGTGAAGGACTCCAAAATACCTATCAGCATTAAACACCTTTCGTCACATTCTGCCAGCCACGGAGCAGATGCAAGTAACAGCCATCACGTCGCACACCATCACCTGGCCAAAAGTGAGATGCACAGAACAAAAATCCCAGTCTCCAAAGTACTGGTACGCCGGGTCAGTAACAGGGGCTTAGCAGGGACAACAGTCAAAACTGCCACACACCAGGACAGTGCCAAAAAGTAGCTGAATAAGAGGTGAAGGCAAATATGGACAGTGAGGTCAGTGTGTGAAAGTTTGCATAGAAGACCACAGATAATGAATTAGTTTTGCATCACCTGAAGAAAGGCACCTCAAATTTTGGCTTACTATGCCGTACTCCCTGGGCCTGCACTTCTGAATCACTTCTTACTAGACTGGATGGCTGAATATAAAAAGTCGACTTCTTTTCAAgcactttttggttttttttttacatttgtaTCTTTTTTCTGCAGCACTAAACACTGGGGAGGTTCATTTTTACATGCCTTTTGGGAAGCAGGACTTGGATTGTGAACCTTAATGAGCATCTTTCCTCATGCAAAGCAGTGCCATGAGTTCTTCAAGGGAACAGAGTTACAAAAGaagcaacacaggaggttctccAATACACTTCTCATTGTTTCTGAGGGAGGAGTggaggctgggtgcctggctccAAAAGTTATGTCTGCTCTGCAAGATGCTGGAAAAAATgccaagcaaaaaacccaaccaacctaACAGGTATTTTACCTGCTGTGGGAACGAGaccactgctcagcagcagactTGATTGACTTCCATGCAGGAGCTAACTAAGGAGTTAGGTGGACTTGTCtaacaggaaaaaatatttttgtctgtctgtctgtcaaGTTGGTTCTGTTCTGGTCTGATGTAAATGGGTAACAGACACACCTGACGTAGGTTCAGATGTTTACGTCGATACGTGTCCAATAATACATACAATCAGGTTCAGGGAAACACTTTACTAAATGCCAATATATACACACTGTTCACGTTTCTACAGCAACTCGGTCAGCCTGTGTAAATAGATACATATTTTAGCAGATTTACCCCAGGTcagatttttttattaaaaagtttaaaaaaaaaaaaataaaaaaatttaaaaaatcccCCCTCTGTATGATCTAGAGTTTAAGCCAGAGTTAGTTTTTATAGGTAGATAATTTTACAGTTCTAAAAATGCCAGAACTTTGTGTAAATACCTTAAATTAGAGCCACACTCCCATTTTGTATGGGCTCACGCGTCCCCAGCAAAGTAAGTCTGAAGTGCTGATTTCATTCCAGTGGCACATTCCATGAGTCAGAGCTGAGGTTCTGACAGCACTGCCGCTGCAAACCTCTATTTTCAGGGGTTT is part of the Dryobates pubescens isolate bDryPub1 chromosome 10, bDryPub1.pri, whole genome shotgun sequence genome and harbors:
- the AMER2 gene encoding APC membrane recruitment protein 2 isoform X1, with the protein product MDSHCDCAEPPAAEQPSGRINKTAFKLFKRRKSGGTMPSIFGVRSKGGEGKGASKTGMVRSRTHDGLADAVLESSKKEEPAGGDPQSKEAQGRPAGSLGVSAGSSVAKSHSFFSLLRKNGRPENGRAESADQRAGGRQKKGLKGIFSSMRWHKKDKNGKEERGETSEIPSGLIMPGSLTASLECIKEETPKPLSEAPSSAADVGLEPPREKRSSEVHASAQEPETGGGEAQNGSPAPGEDLAAAGSRPEELRSEPPDQGAGEVGTAKDAAITGCGDIIADHEEDVGGGSGSCEKSIPGASKLGASKKRPTMVAYQGGGEEMASPDQVDDTYLQEFWDMLSQTEETQTEGGGGGEGSKRPEGLKEKRGTEGAQNRVVVKRGGLHQIPIHLNHKEEQKGREKEQPEGVPNSDEGYWDSTTPGPEEDGSTSIQKETLPRDSYSGDALYDLYAEPDENPPAGPTDEVVTCVPRPKPVSPVTTTCSLKTPSSTVKDSKIPISIKHLSSHSASHGADASNSHHVAHHHLAKSEMHRTKIPVSKVLVRRVSNRGLAGTTVKTATHQDSAKK
- the AMER2 gene encoding APC membrane recruitment protein 2 isoform X2: MDSHCDCAEPPAAEQPSGRINKTAFKLFKRRKSGGTMPSIFGVRSKGGEGKGASKTGMVRSRTHDGLADAVLESSKKEEPAGGDPQSKEAQGRPAGSLGVSAGSSVAKSHSFFSLLRKNGRPENGRAESADQRAGGRQKKGLKGIFSSMRWHKKDKNGKEERGETSEIPSGLIMPGSLTASLECIKEETPKPLSEAPSSAADVGLEPPREKRSSEVHASAQEPETGGGEAQNGSPAPGEDLAAAGSRPEELRSEPPDQGAGEVGTAKDAAITGDIPITTIPPVEPHCDSGQETAAAPDPSSVDPPSEQSIDRICLMFADVTSLKSFDSLTGCGDIIADHEEDVGGGSGSCEKSIPGASKLGASKKRPTMVAYQGGGEEMASPDQVDDTYLQEFWDMLSQTEETQTEGGGGGEGSKRPEGLKEKRGTEGAQNRVVVKRGGLHQIPIHLNHKEEQKGREKEQPEGVPNSDEGYWDSTTPGPEEDGSTSIQKETLPRDSYSGDALYDLYAEPDENPPAGPTDEVVTCVPRPKPVSPVTTTCSLKTPSSTVKDSKIPISIKHLSSHSASHGADASNSHHVAHHHLAKSEMHRTKIPVSKVLVRRVSNRGLAGTTVKTATHQDSAKK